The genome window CCGTATAGGTTCTTCCATCACCTACTACGGAACGGCTGTGGTTCGGCAGTTTGAGCAGATGGATGTGTACACACCCAATACAGCGAATGGAATTTCAAATTCAAGAGACAAACTCAGGGCCACTCAGATTCTTTCCCGTCATGATATAGGTATCCCTTCTACAACCTTTGTGCGTGATCGTAAGGATGTGACTGCTGCCATAGAACGTGTTGGGGGAGCTCCTGTAGTCATCAAACTCTTGGAAGGCACTCAGGGTATCGGTGTGATCCTGGCTCCGGACAACAACGTCGCAGAAGCCATCATTGAGACACTTCACAGCACACAGCAGAATGTTCTGATCCAGCAGTTTATATCCGAAAGTAAGGGAAAGGACATCCGGGCTCTGGTGGTGGGCGACCGGGTTGTCGGTGCCATGAGGCGGAGTGCCCAGGGGGATGAGTTCCGATCCAATGTTCACAGGGGAGGAACAGTAGAAGCCATTGAACTGGATTCTGTGTATGAAAGAACTGCCGTTAGAGCGGCCCAGATCATGGGCTTAAGAGTCGCAGGTGTCGATATGTTGGAAGGGCATGACGGCCCTCTGGTTATGGAGGTCAACTCCTCTCCCGGTTTGGAAGGCATTGAAAAAGCGACGGGTCTTGATATTGCCGGGTCTATCATTGACTACATAGCCAATCAGGTTGACTTTCCAGAACTGGATGTAAGGCAGCGTCTGACCATTAGTACTGGTTATGGCGTAGCAGAGCTTATGGTGAAGGATGACAGTCATCTAGTGGGAACAACTATTGCTAACTCGGGATTACGAGAACAGGATATCACTGTTTTGACACTGCACCGGGATACCGAGGTCATTCCGAATCCCCGCGAAACCAGAATACTAAATGCGAATGACCGGCTCTTGTGTTTTGGACGGTTGGAATCCATGAGAAGTATGATACCAAAACGTAAAGAGAGACGTCCCTCTATCAAGAAATTAAAAGAGAGTTTGTTACCGGATTTTCATGACAATTGATTGTTAGGTTGAAAAAGACAGGCAATCTTCCTGAAAAGAGATGTCCAGGAATCTTGTTGTTGGAAAGAAAGTATCCTTTTAATATGAAACTACTTGTTATGTAATTGTTTAATTAGAAACATATATAGTGATGGCACTTCGAAGAAGATCCACCCTATTAAAAGGATTAGAATAAATCTTATTTATATATGAAGAATTAAACTCTTCTTACATTCACAGCGCAGGGACCTTTGGGTCCTGAACCGATTTCAAATTCTACTTTATCACCTTCATTGATGTTGCCCTGGACTTCATTCTTATGAACAAACATGTCCTCTCCACTTTCCTGTTCGATAAAACCAAATCCTTTTGTGGGATTAAACCATTTCACGGTTCCTGTTAACATAAATTACCTCTTAAAAAAAATATTGATTGCATAGTAATCGTAATGTCTAAGTTAAGCAATGGATAAAAATTATGAATGAACATAAATCCACTGAATTAACACAATAATCATCACATAAAGGATTTTTTAGACATTTTTTCTAGAGTATTCAATAATAACTCCCTTTCCTTAGCGTAAATGCATATCGAGGATGCTGCCGGTTCTGCCAAAAAGATCAGGGCGTTGAGGATGAAGATCATGAATAAGAACGATACGACTCATTCACATTCTACGGATACAAAATCCTGGACCAGTTTTTCAATTTTATTGCGTATCTGCCTGATATTTTCTAAATTGGAGCTGTCTTCAGTATAATACTGGGAAGGATCAGCCAGCTTTAACTTTCCTGGGGTGAATTCATTTTTGCATACTTTTTAAAAGCCCATCCGAACTTTAAAGTCCTTTTTACAGGACAAGCTGCTATACACTCCATACAATTTATACACTGTGCGTTACGGACATCGGGGTGTTGGGATATTTGTATCTGAGAGGGGCAGGCTTTATCACATTTTTTACAGGAAATACATTTTGTTTCATCTCTTGTAATTGTGAATAACCTGGCCAGGCTGACGATACCGTAACGGGCTCCCTCGGGACAAAAGAAGCGGCAAAAAGGTCGGTCTATGATGAACGAAAGAGTCAGAAAGCTAATCATGAGGACCCATGCTGCCTGGGTAATGTAGCTCATATTTCGATCCACTACTCCCATGAATGAGGCATAGGGACTCTGCAACAGCAGAACTGCTGCCAGTCCGGTCATTGAAAGACCTAGAAGTATATACCTGCTCAAATTGAGCCAGCGAACAGCCTTTAGAGGAATCCTGATTTTAGGAATTCTAAGGAGCTGCCCCAGTTTACCTATCCACTCCTGGGCAAAGCCGAAGGGACAGAACCAACCGCAGAACCAGGCCCCTCCTAACAGGGTTGATCCCATGAGAACTCCCATGAATATGATATTTTTACTCATAACCCCTTCGATCAGGAGGAGCATATAGGCAATGGGCATGAGTGCCCTGACGATTTGATACCAGCGGATTTTTTTTAACATTGTGTTCTCCTATTTACTTCGCATATCAACGTTAGGTTTTAAGCTTTGGTTTCTGTTTCACCGGCAACTTGACTTTTCAGGTCCCGGGTTTCTTGCATTCCCCGTTCAAATTCAAGACGGGCTTTTCCAATATTCCTTGCAAATTTTGGCAGAGCTGAAGCTCCAAAAAGTAAGACGACTACTCCGCTGACGACTAAGACTTCTGTTGTTCCAATCATTTTATGACTCCTGATGTTTGAGAGATGTTTTTTCCCTCTTAAATGGTTTTTTTTTGTAATCAAATACTTTATCTTCATCAAAACTTGCTGCGGTTTTGATTTCTTCTTCAAAGCGTGCAAAATTCTTTCTTATTCCATTCATCTGCCTCATAACCGATCCATAAACTCGTCCTATCTTCCTGACAAGGGCAGGAATATCTCTAGGGTTCACTAAAACAATTATGACGATTAGAAGAGTTATTATTTCTGTAATTCCAAATCCGAACATCACTCATTCTCCAAATTTAAATATTTTTGCAACCAGCAAGGTCAGATAAAATAGGCCTGTCATAGGCAGTGCCAAACCAACCTGTGTCACAAAGTCCGGGGGTGTCAAAAGTGCTGAAATCAGGAAAAATAGTACCACCATATAACGACCAATTTTCAACAGTACTTTTCTCTGAACGACATTCAACACGAGGAGAATCTCAATCAGTACGGGCATCTGAAAAACAACCAGGGTCATTAAAATAAACTGGAGAATGTAAAAGAGATTCCCTCCGAAACTCAGTAGCATTCCTGTATTTTCAGGTATAAATCCAGTTCCTGTCAGAAAAACGATAGAAACGGGTATTATGCTGTAATAGCTGTAAAAGAATCCCCCTACAATAAAGAAAAAACTGCATATCAAGGTTATGATAAGTATTTGCCGCTCTCTCTTTATAAGACCTGGAAAGATGAAATAAAGGAGATTGAACAGGTGTACCGGCAGAGAAATGATAAATCCGGCCAAGGCTGATATTTTCAGTTTGACGAGAAATCCCTCTGCAAGGGTAGTAATGTACAGCACATTACCGCCACTGCCTTCAGCCAACTGCAAAAGAGGTTCGAAAAGGAAGGCCATAATTTTGTCATACAGGCCGATGGCAATCCCGAAGCCTCCTGCCAGAGCTATGGCAGAAATGATAAGACCGCGTCGCAGCTCCATAAGATGAGCGAGTAGGGGCATCCGGTCTTCCGCTGTTCTCTTCATGCTTATTGAGCTGGCCATTTGTCAAAGTCCTGTTTTTCTAACTTCATTTCTCCGTCACTCCCTTGATAAATATTGATCCAGGCCTGCCAGTTTTCGTAATCGACCTCAGGATAATCCAAACGAAAGTGAGAGCAACGGCTCTCTTTGCGCATGATCGATGCCTTGAGCTTCATTTCGGCATTGATGATCATGTTGGATGTTTCGTGAGCCAGTCTGAGTTCATGTAGATTGGCTGCTTTGAGCATGGGGCTGTGGTGATTCCGGAGTTCTTCAATATAAGCCAGAGCTCCTTTGAGGATGCTTTCCTTTTTGATATAAAGAACAAAGTTGGGGATCATAATACCCTGCAGTGTCTGGGTTACCCAGGCAGGACTGTAACCGGAGTCCCTTTTCAAGGGAGCCAGAATTTCTTCTTTGATCCTGTTAATCTGCCTTGTAGAAATCGTTTGAAACTGCACTGTTTTAGAGTATTCTGCTGCCGCTTGGGAAACGATTGTGCCCTGGACTGCCGACCCTGCCAGTGATGATCCTATTTGGGTATAGATAGCTCCGGCCATATAGGAGCCCAATGCATCTCCTGCTGCATATAAACCAGGAATATTGGATTCTCCCTTCTCATTGATAGGAACCAGTCCCTCTGATTTATGAATGGACATCCCAGCAGAGGCTCCCCCGGAAGAAGATCCTGCCATCCCGGGAGGGGCTCCGTCTTTACCTCCAGGAGGAGGCCCGTTTTTACTGCCTGAAGGAGGTCCGTTTTTATCTCCGGGAGGAGGTCCTTCTTGTCTGTCTTTCATCGAGAATGCAGCCGGTATATACGGTCCGCCTTCTACTTCCACTGAGTCTCCTCTGCCGGGCATCATGGAGACAGGATTTCCCAGTTTATAGGCCTTGTAGTTTACATCTACTCCCAGATCATGGTGAACCTCAACTCCAGTTGTCGAGGGGGTTTGCTCAAACATACCATGCCATCCGTCATAACAGGCGGCGGGGTTTATTGTTGAACCGCTATGACCATCGTTCCACTCTTTTCCGGTTATTTTAGCGCCGATTTTGTAGGCCATGATCGAGCCGTCATGTGTCAGGTCACAGATGGGGAAACCATTGGGTTTGAACCCTCCTGCACCTGTACAGAGTATGACAGATTTTGCCTTAAATACGTGTATAACGGCATCGTCTATGCTGAATCCTGCGGCTCCTGCTATGCGCCCGTTTTCCTTGATCAGGTGGGTAATCATGATCCTTTCCATTACAGGAATTTTCCTCTCGGAAATAGGCTTGTTGAAGGAATCGTAACAAAGAGGAGATTTAAAGAATCCCCATTCTTCAAGTTCATCTACTCTCTCTTTTGAATGTTCAGCCATTTGTCTCGTATAGACTGGATTGTTTGTTTGCAGTGCTGAAGCAGAAACCTTGTTTGTAAACTCGTCCAGAGTGAGGCTTGCTGTGTCAGAATCGTAGGACATGATTCCCTTGGCAAAAGGGGTTTGTCCCGATGTTCCCAGGCGTCCTTTGGATACTACCAAAACTTTTGCCCCTGCATCATACCCTTTCACGGCAGCGAAGAGACCTGTCATGCCGCCGCCAATGACAAGGACATCTGTTTCATTTTCCTTGTAATCCACTTTATCGGGATCCAGTTCTCTATTGTTTTTTGTCCAATTGATATTCATTCCCATAGATGCCAGTGCGGCTGCTCCGAGAACTCCGCCGGTGAGACCTAAAAACTGTCGTCTGGATATTCCATTCTTGTCATTCATTTCATTTACCCCCATGACACGATTACCGGTATTGATTTTTCAGGTGTAATTGTTATGGCATCTACAGGACAGTACATTCTGCATAGATGGCAGATCTGACAGTCTTCGGGATAAGCAATGTAAGCTTTGCCATTGTCTTTCAACCTGATTACATCTGTAGGACAGGTTTTGACGCAGGTCCCACAGCCTATACATCCGTATATACTCTTGATAGCCATCTATTTATCTCCTCAGTTTTATTGGATTTCTGCGGTTTATACTTCCTGCAGAGCGTTGATTACATCGGATAACATTTCAGTCATATCCATCTTTTCTGGTCCAGGACCATTTGAAGGCCTGCTATTGTTATCACCCTGAGGGGGAGCTCCATTTCCGCCTTGAGGAGGGGCTCCATTACCACCTTGAGAGCCTCTTTCTCCACCGGGAGGCGGAGGGAGCATCGCATTCTGCTGTTCCGTGAGTTCTGAAGTTATACGTTCTACAAAGGTTTCTGGATCTGTTTCGGAGTCTTCCAATCGAGCATCCTGCCACTCTTCAAGAATGGGGATAATCTTTACAGCTTGATCTGCTGTGAGGGCTATGGCGTCCTCTTCCACTTCTGCAAGGTACTGAAGCTTTACGACTGTCAGCTCAGATTCTGAAGGCATGGGGCGGTCCTGTTCTGGACCTCCCTCCGGTCTGGAGTTTCCAGAATCTGAGGGATTGCTCCCTGAGGCAAAGGTGAACATGGCCAGGTTGAATAGAAGAGCAACCATTACGAATCGAGTGTATTTTTTCATTCTTAATCCTTATCTAGAGTTTCAGGTTGTTACCTGTTGAATCCAGATTAGCAGAATTAAAAATATCCTTGGTAAAGGGTGTGTAAAAGAAGTGTAAACTGTGTAAATTAGGGGAAGAAATTCCGGATCAAAATATCTATCCTGTCTGTGCCTATTGGAATTTTTATCCTGTATTTTAAAAACTGTAAATACAAAGGGCATTCATCGAATGCCTCATAGGCCAGGCAGAGAGTTCGTTAAAGTCATGACTGTCAAGGTCAAATAATCCTGTGTAACCAAACTGGACACTGAAGCTGCCAGAGAAATTATGAGTGACGGCGGGTAGCAGAGTCAGCGCTCCAGAATCCGGGGCAATCAGGGCTGATATAGTAATCTCTGTATTGATGTCATAGAAGGGCTGGCTCAGATTCAACAGGAAGTAGTGACGTCCAAAATAGCCCGGCGAATAGTGATCAAAAAGATCGGGGATTATGGGAAGGGCACTTTCAAAGTCGGATCTTTCTGATTTGTTATACCCTTCGCCGTTGTAAAAGTATTCCACGACTGAGGACAAGCCACTTTTGAAGGTGTATTCTAATCCCAGGAGTCCGGAAAAAAGCCAATCCGTTTTTCTTTCTCCAATACTGCTTGCGGTGGGAAAGAGGTTCCGGCTGCCTTTGCGTAAAGCAAGCTCCGAATAAATCCCGGCTCCCCATAGGTCCAAAATAGCCGCTGTGCCGAGGGCCGGTGTGTAACCGTCACTTTCCTTGCTGTTCTCATCATCCCAGAATCCGGAGAGCATCAATTCGATTCCCGGAAGGTAGAGAGTCATCTCAGTCCCCGCTTTTGTCTCGCCGTATGTCCATCCCTCTTCAGAGGGAGATTCAGGCAGTAGGGCATAAAGTTTGAGAGATATCGTTTCATTGGGATAGATCCGGAGAGACACAGCGTCTACACCTTTGAGCTCGGCATCAGGATCAGATGGATCTTTTTGAGGATTGGCAAAATCAATGGGATTCCATCCATAACCGTAGCCTGTCAGCATGCTCTGCCGCCCTGTTTCTACCGAGATCGTATTGTTTATGTAGATGAGGGCAGAAAGGCGCAGCAGATTCAGAGAGTAATCGCTCCTCTCGGGGGCAGTGCTTTCTCCCAGGGAAAACCAGGCCGAAAAGGTCGTTTTTTCATCACCAGCATCAATTTTTGCCGTGAGGGAAGAGAGCATCGACAGATCTGTTATTCCCAAATCGTCCCTTGAAAAAAGACTCTCACTATCCAGAGATTCGGGAGCGTTGGCTGTGATATTCATTTCAGCCTTCCCCGAAAAGCTGGCCTGGGAAAATAGGGGAATCGTCAAAAATACTGCCAATAGGGGTAAAATCATTTTCTTCATGTCTCTCACCTTATGCTTTCCAAGTAGCCTATGGTAAAAAGTCTGTCCTGGACTTTGGAGCTATCCATTTCCAATTTGATGACTTCAACCACTGTTACAGATGGCTTCGTGTGATTTTCCATGGTCTGACGGAAGGGGTATACCTTGGATCCAACAGTTCTGAAATCATGGAGAGTCATGCTCTTGATGTTGGCGTTTCCTTCATAATAATCAATCCTCAGGTACCGGAATCCTTCTTTGGTGATAAAGACGACCATCTTTTCATAGGGGGCATCAGAGTCGGCAGCCAGGAGTTCCACCTTATAGCAGTCTTCTCCTTCGACTGTGTCATCTCCCAGGAGTCTTGCCCTGTATTTTTCGGAAATACCCTGTCCGCCATCTCCCATGTCGGCATAGGAAAAATCGGTACCTCCCGCGGAGTTCTTCTTGGCCGAACTGCTCAACTTCCGGGTTCTCCCGGTCGAGCCGAATCGAACCCACAGATCATCCTCTATCATTAAGTTTGCCGTTCCTTTCATCCTGTTCGGGGCCGTGTAGATCGATAGAGAATAGGATTTTCCCTCTTTCTCCATGGAATATCCTTCCATTTCCTGAACCGGCTGTGCTTTACCTGATTTGTACACGGTCATACGGCTGGTGCTATAAATACGATCTCCCTTGAGGGCTTCATCAGCTCTTTTTACGATTTCATCCGCACTTTGGGCGGCAGCAGAATTGGGTAAAAAAGCTGTAAGAAGGGTTACAAGCATGAATACCATGATGGGCTTCAAACGATCCGTTTTCATTACTAAAAAGCTCATTTTTTCCTCCAAGGGGCCAGATTCCATCCCCATTTTTCATGAACTATGATCAGTATTGCCGGATGGAGCAATACGGAATACAGAAAAGCTATGGTCATAGCCAGGGTCAGCACGATTCCCGTACTCTTCATGGCCCGCATCACTGAGGGAATAAAGGAGGCAAAACCGAAGATGGTGGTGAGGGTCGTCAGTAACAGAGCGGTCCCTGTTCGGGCTATGACAAGTTCCATTTTCCCTTTTCCCTCTTTAAGGTATCTGTGATTGATATGGACCGCATCATCTATGCCTATTCCTATTAAGAGGGGGACAACGATAATGTTTAAAAAATCAAATTTTATATTTGTTAAACCCATGAATCCAAAAAGAGTCAAAAAGGAAGCCATGAGAGGGAGCATTGTCAGAAGAGCTAGCTTTATATTTCTAAAATCGATGACCATGATTATAAAGATAACTATCAGGGCGAGTATAGCTGCTCGGACACCATCTTGTTCCGCCATGATGGTCAGCTGGTCTCCGGCGAGGATCGTTCCTGTGGCCTTGTCTGTTACAGATTCTATCTGGGCGGTATAAATATCACGGAAATCTCCTTCCCAGGGGCTCTGGGTCGGGTTGATTGTTATGAGATAGGAAGATCCATCTTCTGATATCATGGAGTCTGTGATATTAGAAGGCAGCATCTCTAGAGTTACTCTGCCGGTTTCGGCCATGGTTCTCACACGATGATTCATAGCATCGAAAAGCATATTCTGAAAGTGGTCAAGAGCCTCTTTTTCCTGAGGCTCCGCGGGATTTTCGAGGGAGGTAAAGAGGCTGTCAAAGCTGGTTTTCTTTGTTTTTACTCCTTCCATGTTGATCCCGGTTAGCTCTCCCAGGGTATATACCAAGCGGTTCATATTTCCCAGGAAGGCCAGATCTCCCAGTTCTATCAGGTTTGCTTCCAGTCGGTAGAGTTCTTCCAGTAGTTCTACCCGGTTGACTGTCTTTAGGGGTGATCGTTCATCCAGCTCTGTAATGAAGGATTTGATGAAATTTCCTCTTTCAATATATTCACTGTCCCGTACATAGAATTCTGATAATGATTCCACTGATTTTACAGAAGAGAGGTCTTCGAGTTTTTCTGTTAAGGCTCTTACTTCCTCCAGATCATCACTTATAATTGATAGCCCATCCGGAGCCATTCCAAATTCTTTGGCCATCTCATCGTTCAGCTGTACCGATTCGAGACCTTTAGCTTCCATCTCCAGGATATTCTTCTGAAGACTGATGTCTTTAACCTTGAAAGAGAAAGCTACGATTGTAAGGATCATGACGACTGTGATTGTTACCGGAGCTTTAACGATAAGTCTCCCAATTCCTGCGGCGGCATCTGACTTGATCTTTACTTTTGAAAACAGTTTCTTTTCGGTTTTCCCCTTTTTTATCATTCGGTATTCTCTAAAAGACAGCAAAGGAGGAATCAATAAAATCATAACAAGGAGTTCACTTAAAATCCCCAGGCCGGCTACGACTCCCAGTTCTCTCATGATGCCGGTTTTAGCAATGGTGAGTGTGAAAAACGCGGCAGAAGTTGTTAATGCACCAGTTAGTATCCCTGAGCCGCTTTTTATCAGTGAGTTTTCGACGGATGTTTCAAAATCTCTTCCATCGTCTCTTTCCTGAATATATCCAGATAACAAATGAATGGCATAATCGATTCCCAGTCCCAGAAGAGCCACAATATACATGGCTGTCATAATGTTGAGGCGGTCCAGGAAATAACCGCTGAGGCCTACTGCCCAGAGTATTCCCGTGAGAAGCGGTATTCCTGCGATGAAAGGGACAGAAAACATCCTAAATACAAAAATCAAAAGTCCAAGAATTAAAACAAAGGCAATGATGGAAGACCCAGCAAGTCCTTTTTCAGAGCTGACCATTTCATCCCGGCCAATCACTGTGAAACCGGTTATTCCTGCTGTAACTCCATGCTGGGAAGCAATGTGTTTGGCTCCTGATTCTACTGTATTCACCCCAGCCCGGAGTAGGGCTAAATCGTTGATAGTAAAGGTAGGCTGAACAACCATGAGACCCATTTTATTGTCGTTGCTCATAATATATTCATCACCCAGCATATAGGCATCCAGAGCAGCATGGAGATCCTCATCAGAGATTTTTCTACCCTGTGTAGCTTCATTTATCAGCTGTAAAAGCTGGTCCAACCCTCTAAAGAGTCCCACCGCTTGTGTCTCATCCTCTGCAAGTTTATCACTGTTTCCAGAATACTCAGCTTCAAAGTCATCGTTGATGTGTCTGATCAGCGGAACGAGGTTGAGATTTCTATAGGTTCTTTTCTGGCGTTTAAGATCTTCCATTTTTGTGAGCATAAGTCCATGTTCTTTAAAGAAACTCATATCCATTCGTCCTGTCGTTCCAGAAACATAGGGCTCGTATTTTTCTCCTGAGTACTCCTCAATGAGGCTATCTATTGTATTCTTTACAATCCTTTCCGCCTCGGCAGGATCTAGAATGGACCGTCCATCAACAACTACAAGAATTCCGGAAACTGCAGGAAACTCTTCGACTATTCTCTGCAAATCCCTTACCTGGTTTGATTTGTCCGGAAGGATGGAATAGAAGGTCATTTCCATCCTGAGTCTTGTCATTCCATAAGCAATAATGATGGTCAGTCCTAAGACAATAAGGAGTGCCTTCCCCCAATTCTTTACTGACCACCGGGCCCACCGGCTCAGGATTTTTTCTCTCAGATTCAGTTGTTTCATCGCTTCTTTCTCCCTATCCCGCGGATCGGGGTGAATGGTCTTATTCTATGCCTGGACTCTCTTCAGGGTGGACTGAACAAGACTCTCACCAATGGTTGTGAAATCTATATCGCTTGTAAATTCTGAAATCAGCATGACACCTTCTGCCATGGCAACAAGTTCAAAAGCCAGCTGCCGACAATCAATCTCTTTACGGACATCACCTTCTGTTTGTAAATGAGAAATTAAATTCTCTAGGTCCTTTTGCATTCCCCTGTAAATTTCGGTAATCAACTCCTTAATCGCAGGGAATTTCTTAATCCCCATAAACATGAGGTAGCTGAAATTTAGATAATTTCCGGCAAAGTCTATCCCCGTGTTTTTTTCGAATTCATTCAGGTAGGTTTCAAAGGAAAATAGACCCCGCAGCAGTTCTTCCAGGGAGTAATCTCCTTTGAGTGAGTTCATCGTAATGTTCTGCATTTTTGAAAAGACAGTCCGCAGACACTCCTGGAAGAGTTCCTCCTTGCTACCGAAGTAATGATAGATGCCGCCCTTGGTGATTCCTATGCCATCTGCAATAGAATTGAGGGAGACTCTTTCATAGTCATTTTCCACCAGGAACTGTAGGGCTTTTAGTAGGATCTTTTCTTTTGTCTCTTTCACATATACTCCATTGAAATAACATACCTACGGTCGGTATGTTTAAATTTTAGTCTTTCCATTTCGAACAAGTCAAGGTAAAAGACAGCTAAGCCGAGAGGAAAGTCTCCATCTTTTACCTCGGTTGTTGTCAGGGAGTGTCAGAGGTCTCAGTTAAAACCGATGGGATGGGTTTTTAAAAAATTATTCCATTTTTTAAATCAGGGAATAATTCTCTTCTGTAAATAAGGTAATTCAATCTTTTTGTTAAAGGAGAAATGTATGAACAACCTTAACAGCGTCATTTTGGAAGGTAATCTGGTGCGAGA of Oceanispirochaeta crateris contains these proteins:
- a CDS encoding RimK family alpha-L-glutamate ligase; the encoded protein is MKLAILSRSPQSYSTQRLKLAALDRGHNCKVLNTLRFAIDLSGNSPDLQFQGKQLSDYDAILPRIGSSITYYGTAVVRQFEQMDVYTPNTANGISNSRDKLRATQILSRHDIGIPSTTFVRDRKDVTAAIERVGGAPVVIKLLEGTQGIGVILAPDNNVAEAIIETLHSTQQNVLIQQFISESKGKDIRALVVGDRVVGAMRRSAQGDEFRSNVHRGGTVEAIELDSVYERTAVRAAQIMGLRVAGVDMLEGHDGPLVMEVNSSPGLEGIEKATGLDIAGSIIDYIANQVDFPELDVRQRLTISTGYGVAELMVKDDSHLVGTTIANSGLREQDITVLTLHRDTEVIPNPRETRILNANDRLLCFGRLESMRSMIPKRKERRPSIKKLKESLLPDFHDN
- a CDS encoding cold-shock protein, producing the protein MLTGTVKWFNPTKGFGFIEQESGEDMFVHKNEVQGNINEGDKVEFEIGSGPKGPCAVNVRRV
- a CDS encoding 4Fe-4S binding protein, producing the protein MLKKIRWYQIVRALMPIAYMLLLIEGVMSKNIIFMGVLMGSTLLGGAWFCGWFCPFGFAQEWIGKLGQLLRIPKIRIPLKAVRWLNLSRYILLGLSMTGLAAVLLLQSPYASFMGVVDRNMSYITQAAWVLMISFLTLSFIIDRPFCRFFCPEGARYGIVSLARLFTITRDETKCISCKKCDKACPSQIQISQHPDVRNAQCINCMECIAACPVKRTLKFGWAFKKYAKMNSPQES
- a CDS encoding Sec-independent protein translocase subunit TatA/TatB; its protein translation is MIGTTEVLVVSGVVVLLFGASALPKFARNIGKARLEFERGMQETRDLKSQVAGETETKA
- the tatC gene encoding twin-arginine translocase subunit TatC, which produces MASSISMKRTAEDRMPLLAHLMELRRGLIISAIALAGGFGIAIGLYDKIMAFLFEPLLQLAEGSGGNVLYITTLAEGFLVKLKISALAGFIISLPVHLFNLLYFIFPGLIKRERQILIITLICSFFFIVGGFFYSYYSIIPVSIVFLTGTGFIPENTGMLLSFGGNLFYILQFILMTLVVFQMPVLIEILLVLNVVQRKVLLKIGRYMVVLFFLISALLTPPDFVTQVGLALPMTGLFYLTLLVAKIFKFGE
- a CDS encoding FAD-dependent oxidoreductase — translated: MNDKNGISRRQFLGLTGGVLGAAALASMGMNINWTKNNRELDPDKVDYKENETDVLVIGGGMTGLFAAVKGYDAGAKVLVVSKGRLGTSGQTPFAKGIMSYDSDTASLTLDEFTNKVSASALQTNNPVYTRQMAEHSKERVDELEEWGFFKSPLCYDSFNKPISERKIPVMERIMITHLIKENGRIAGAAGFSIDDAVIHVFKAKSVILCTGAGGFKPNGFPICDLTHDGSIMAYKIGAKITGKEWNDGHSGSTINPAACYDGWHGMFEQTPSTTGVEVHHDLGVDVNYKAYKLGNPVSMMPGRGDSVEVEGGPYIPAAFSMKDRQEGPPPGDKNGPPSGSKNGPPPGGKDGAPPGMAGSSSGGASAGMSIHKSEGLVPINEKGESNIPGLYAAGDALGSYMAGAIYTQIGSSLAGSAVQGTIVSQAAAEYSKTVQFQTISTRQINRIKEEILAPLKRDSGYSPAWVTQTLQGIMIPNFVLYIKKESILKGALAYIEELRNHHSPMLKAANLHELRLAHETSNMIINAEMKLKASIMRKESRCSHFRLDYPEVDYENWQAWINIYQGSDGEMKLEKQDFDKWPAQ
- a CDS encoding 4Fe-4S dicluster domain-containing protein, with the translated sequence MAIKSIYGCIGCGTCVKTCPTDVIRLKDNGKAYIAYPEDCQICHLCRMYCPVDAITITPEKSIPVIVSWG
- a CDS encoding outer membrane lipoprotein-sorting protein; its protein translation is MSFLVMKTDRLKPIMVFMLVTLLTAFLPNSAAAQSADEIVKRADEALKGDRIYSTSRMTVYKSGKAQPVQEMEGYSMEKEGKSYSLSIYTAPNRMKGTANLMIEDDLWVRFGSTGRTRKLSSSAKKNSAGGTDFSYADMGDGGQGISEKYRARLLGDDTVEGEDCYKVELLAADSDAPYEKMVVFITKEGFRYLRIDYYEGNANIKSMTLHDFRTVGSKVYPFRQTMENHTKPSVTVVEVIKLEMDSSKVQDRLFTIGYLESIR
- a CDS encoding efflux RND transporter permease subunit — protein: MKQLNLREKILSRWARWSVKNWGKALLIVLGLTIIIAYGMTRLRMEMTFYSILPDKSNQVRDLQRIVEEFPAVSGILVVVDGRSILDPAEAERIVKNTIDSLIEEYSGEKYEPYVSGTTGRMDMSFFKEHGLMLTKMEDLKRQKRTYRNLNLVPLIRHINDDFEAEYSGNSDKLAEDETQAVGLFRGLDQLLQLINEATQGRKISDEDLHAALDAYMLGDEYIMSNDNKMGLMVVQPTFTINDLALLRAGVNTVESGAKHIASQHGVTAGITGFTVIGRDEMVSSEKGLAGSSIIAFVLILGLLIFVFRMFSVPFIAGIPLLTGILWAVGLSGYFLDRLNIMTAMYIVALLGLGIDYAIHLLSGYIQERDDGRDFETSVENSLIKSGSGILTGALTTSAAFFTLTIAKTGIMRELGVVAGLGILSELLVMILLIPPLLSFREYRMIKKGKTEKKLFSKVKIKSDAAAGIGRLIVKAPVTITVVMILTIVAFSFKVKDISLQKNILEMEAKGLESVQLNDEMAKEFGMAPDGLSIISDDLEEVRALTEKLEDLSSVKSVESLSEFYVRDSEYIERGNFIKSFITELDERSPLKTVNRVELLEELYRLEANLIELGDLAFLGNMNRLVYTLGELTGINMEGVKTKKTSFDSLFTSLENPAEPQEKEALDHFQNMLFDAMNHRVRTMAETGRVTLEMLPSNITDSMISEDGSSYLITINPTQSPWEGDFRDIYTAQIESVTDKATGTILAGDQLTIMAEQDGVRAAILALIVIFIIMVIDFRNIKLALLTMLPLMASFLTLFGFMGLTNIKFDFLNIIVVPLLIGIGIDDAVHINHRYLKEGKGKMELVIARTGTALLLTTLTTIFGFASFIPSVMRAMKSTGIVLTLAMTIAFLYSVLLHPAILIIVHEKWGWNLAPWRKK
- a CDS encoding TetR/AcrR family transcriptional regulator, with product MKETKEKILLKALQFLVENDYERVSLNSIADGIGITKGGIYHYFGSKEELFQECLRTVFSKMQNITMNSLKGDYSLEELLRGLFSFETYLNEFEKNTGIDFAGNYLNFSYLMFMGIKKFPAIKELITEIYRGMQKDLENLISHLQTEGDVRKEIDCRQLAFELVAMAEGVMLISEFTSDIDFTTIGESLVQSTLKRVQA